A part of Desulfofundulus salinus genomic DNA contains:
- a CDS encoding site-2 protease family protein, translating into MFNLPSLYEMGIMLPAIVLGLTFHELAHGWVADRLGDATARYQGRLTLNPLAHVDVIGLIMLFAVGFGWAKPVPVNPYNFRGDMRQGIMLVSLAGPAANMLLAIAGTVALGLGAWKLPYGQDIVLKIIYINVILAVFNLLPIPPLDGSKILAGLLPGRQQWLYALENYGTIILLLLLFTGIIGKVLRWIIVPLYHALIDLAKAVAFLVS; encoded by the coding sequence ATGTTTAACCTGCCCAGTTTATACGAAATGGGCATCATGTTGCCGGCCATTGTATTGGGGCTTACTTTCCACGAACTGGCCCACGGCTGGGTGGCCGATCGCCTGGGGGATGCCACGGCCCGCTATCAGGGCCGGCTGACATTAAACCCCCTGGCCCACGTGGATGTTATCGGTTTGATCATGCTCTTTGCCGTTGGTTTTGGCTGGGCGAAGCCGGTACCCGTCAACCCCTATAATTTCCGCGGCGATATGCGGCAGGGCATAATGCTGGTCTCCCTGGCCGGGCCGGCTGCCAATATGTTGCTGGCAATAGCGGGGACGGTGGCCCTGGGCCTGGGGGCGTGGAAGCTGCCCTATGGCCAGGATATTGTTTTAAAAATTATATACATCAATGTCATTCTGGCGGTTTTTAACCTTCTACCGATCCCTCCGCTGGACGGTTCGAAAATACTGGCCGGGCTCTTGCCTGGCCGGCAGCAGTGGCTTTATGCGTTGGAAAATTACGGTACAATTATACTTTTGCTTTTGTTGTTTACCGGTATTATCGGGAAGGTGCTCAGGTGGATTATTGTTCCCCTGTACCATGCCCTCATTGATCTGGCGAAAGCGGTTGCTTTCCTGGTTTCTTAA
- the trpS gene encoding tryptophan--tRNA ligase yields the protein MPAQRILSGMRPTGRLHIGHLSVLENWIELQKDNQCFFFAADWHALTTAFEHTAGIKDNVREMVADWLAVGLDPEKSVIFVQSDVPETAELHLLFSMIIPLGWLERVPTYKDQVQQFKQQGRDIMTYGFLGYPVLQAADILLYRADAVPVGEDQLPHLELCRELARRFNHLYRPIFPEPQAKLSRVSVLPGVDGRKMSKSYANDIALMAELDEIRGRVNAMITDPARIRKTDPGHPEVCVVHKYHGIYTGHRLAEIEEDCRAGRVGCVACKKLLAESLEAVLAPLRERRRQITSRPGYVEEVLAEGARRARAEAAKTMAMVREAMQI from the coding sequence ATGCCTGCACAAAGAATTCTAAGCGGCATGCGTCCCACCGGCCGGTTGCACATCGGCCACCTGAGCGTGCTGGAGAACTGGATTGAACTGCAAAAGGACAACCAGTGCTTCTTTTTTGCCGCCGACTGGCACGCCCTGACTACGGCTTTTGAACATACCGCCGGAATCAAAGACAATGTCCGGGAAATGGTCGCTGACTGGCTGGCCGTGGGTCTGGACCCGGAGAAGAGCGTGATCTTCGTCCAGTCGGATGTTCCCGAAACGGCAGAGTTACACCTGCTCTTTTCCATGATTATTCCTCTGGGCTGGCTGGAAAGGGTGCCCACATACAAGGATCAGGTGCAGCAGTTCAAACAACAGGGTAGGGATATTATGACCTACGGTTTCCTGGGTTACCCTGTTTTGCAGGCTGCGGATATTTTGCTTTACCGGGCCGATGCCGTGCCCGTGGGCGAGGATCAGCTTCCCCACCTGGAACTGTGCCGGGAACTGGCCCGGCGGTTTAACCACCTTTACCGACCCATTTTCCCGGAACCGCAGGCCAAACTGTCCCGTGTTTCCGTTCTTCCCGGCGTGGACGGCCGCAAAATGAGCAAAAGCTACGCCAATGATATTGCTTTAATGGCTGAGCTGGATGAAATCAGGGGGCGGGTAAACGCCATGATTACCGACCCGGCCCGCATTCGCAAAACCGATCCCGGCCACCCGGAGGTGTGCGTGGTGCACAAGTACCACGGCATTTATACCGGCCACCGGCTGGCCGAAATCGAGGAGGACTGCAGGGCGGGCCGGGTGGGCTGTGTGGCCTGTAAAAAGTTGCTGGCTGAATCCCTGGAGGCCGTGCTGGCTCCTTTGCGGGAGCGGCGACGCCAGATAACCAGCCGTCCCGGCTATGTCGAAGAGGTGCTCGCCGAAGGCGCCCGCCGGGCCCGGGCAGAAGCGGCGAAAACCATGGCCATGGTGCGGGAGGCCATGCAAATCTAG
- a CDS encoding Gmad2 immunoglobulin-like domain-containing protein: MRSSLLLIVSLLLVWGMAGCAVARKPAPPEQPRTVVIPETTRVSFEQTDLAKAPDAVKDVAKALENTDASTWVRAGNDLYLLFSMSPRNREYRAEVTEIRQRNPRADFSWLDVQVRYTRQDTGQAPPNAPVFTVVRVGRLDRPVSGVAFQFNREKGPGPAPMPAAGPQPAVKPAPAGSPETTLRVEGEASIDEPAPGQETTSPVKVVGRARHSAGEVRVRLVDEGGMVLSEKTIAVGRESFTDFETSLSYGPPASPKRGFVEIVAPARGKEQSLARVPVTLK, from the coding sequence TTGCGCAGTTCACTTTTGCTTATTGTCTCTCTGCTTTTGGTTTGGGGCATGGCCGGTTGCGCCGTAGCCAGAAAACCGGCCCCGCCGGAACAACCCCGGACTGTGGTCATTCCCGAAACTACCCGGGTTTCCTTTGAGCAGACGGACCTGGCCAAGGCACCGGACGCAGTCAAGGATGTGGCCAAAGCCCTGGAAAACACCGATGCCAGCACCTGGGTACGGGCGGGAAATGACCTCTACCTGCTGTTCAGCATGAGTCCCCGTAACAGGGAGTACAGGGCGGAAGTCACCGAAATCCGCCAGCGCAATCCCAGGGCGGACTTCAGCTGGCTGGATGTGCAGGTCAGATATACCAGGCAGGACACCGGGCAGGCGCCCCCCAACGCTCCCGTTTTTACTGTGGTACGGGTGGGACGGTTGGACCGGCCGGTAAGTGGCGTGGCTTTTCAATTTAACCGGGAGAAGGGTCCCGGACCTGCCCCAATGCCGGCTGCCGGGCCGCAGCCCGCTGTAAAACCTGCTCCGGCGGGATCCCCGGAAACGACCCTCCGGGTAGAGGGGGAAGCAAGCATAGATGAACCCGCCCCGGGCCAGGAAACCACCAGCCCGGTAAAGGTAGTGGGCCGGGCCAGACACTCTGCCGGGGAGGTGCGGGTTCGTCTGGTTGATGAGGGGGGCATGGTCCTATCGGAAAAAACCATTGCTGTTGGACGGGAGAGTTTCACCGATTTCGAAACTTCCCTTAGCTATGGGCCTCCTGCTTCCCCAAAGAGGGGATTTGTGGAAATAGTAGCTCCTGCCCGGGGCAAGGAGCAAAGCCTGGCCCGGGTACCGGTAACCCTTAAATAA
- a CDS encoding DUF2953 domain-containing protein, with translation MWLWWLILILFFLFCVLVVVPLNLELYYRRRGQDHCLSLVVSTWFNIKYQLIPRERPPKPAPGSKAEMKELQGVLPEKEKGKSPGGPLELFRRLISYVQLGQRVWPALKFLLHRTELRRFEWRTLVGLPDAAHTGMAVGGLWSIKGVVLTALYRLVSKKSVLPEVAVVPHFTGSSFGLLIHCIFTIRLGHIMVTAVKLAFVFIRDGLRKSLPFKRLLKG, from the coding sequence GTGTGGTTGTGGTGGTTGATTTTAATCCTCTTTTTCCTGTTCTGCGTTCTCGTTGTGGTACCCCTGAACCTGGAGTTATATTACCGCCGCCGGGGACAGGACCATTGCCTGTCCCTGGTAGTCAGCACCTGGTTCAATATTAAATACCAGCTTATACCGCGGGAGCGCCCGCCAAAACCGGCCCCCGGGTCAAAGGCGGAAATGAAGGAACTACAGGGTGTTTTGCCGGAAAAAGAGAAAGGGAAGTCTCCTGGCGGACCTTTAGAGTTATTCCGCCGCCTGATCAGCTATGTCCAGTTAGGACAAAGGGTATGGCCTGCCCTGAAGTTTCTCCTGCACCGCACCGAACTCCGCCGGTTTGAATGGCGAACCCTCGTCGGCCTGCCCGATGCCGCCCATACCGGCATGGCCGTGGGAGGGCTGTGGTCCATTAAAGGAGTGGTTTTGACTGCCCTTTACCGGCTGGTCAGCAAAAAATCCGTCCTGCCCGAAGTAGCCGTGGTGCCTCACTTCACCGGCTCATCCTTCGGGCTTTTGATTCACTGCATATTTACCATCCGGTTGGGCCATATTATGGTTACAGCAGTAAAGCTGGCTTTCGTGTTCATCCGCGATGGTTTAAGAAAGTCCTTGCCTTTTAAGAGACTCCTCAAGGGGTGA
- the ytfJ gene encoding GerW family sporulation protein gives MPEHPIEGLMKTAMESIKEMVNVNVVVGDPVETADGTVIIPISRVACGFGAGGGELEAQGRQAQDGEQLPFFGGGSGAGVSVQPVGFLVVGQGQVRLLPVDGNAVIDRLIDLAPQLVSQIQSMFKREHNRNQVAMSPPPPPPGATIPPM, from the coding sequence GTGCCGGAACATCCAATTGAAGGTTTAATGAAAACGGCCATGGAAAGCATCAAGGAAATGGTGAATGTGAACGTGGTGGTGGGCGACCCCGTGGAAACAGCCGATGGAACAGTAATCATACCCATCTCCCGGGTGGCCTGTGGCTTTGGTGCCGGCGGCGGTGAACTGGAAGCCCAGGGCCGGCAGGCCCAGGACGGGGAGCAGCTCCCGTTTTTCGGTGGAGGCAGCGGGGCAGGGGTATCGGTCCAGCCGGTGGGATTTTTGGTGGTGGGACAGGGTCAGGTCCGCCTTTTGCCCGTGGATGGCAATGCCGTAATTGACCGCCTTATCGACTTGGCCCCCCAGCTGGTTTCCCAGATACAATCCATGTTTAAACGGGAACACAACCGCAACCAGGTGGCCATGTCTCCTCCACCGCCGCCCCCCGGAGCAACTATTCCGCCGATGTGA
- a CDS encoding FAD-dependent oxidoreductase, with protein sequence MNRKKEEVREMVIVVGGGWAGCAAAFAAAQAGARVTLLEKTDMLLGTGLVGGIMRNNGRFTALEEVWAMGAGDFLRHIEGVARHRWLDFPGHRHATLYDVTRIEPVIRRALLDMGVDVQLQKRVIGVFKRGRIITEVYTAQGNNFRGDVFIDTTGTAGPIKNCSRYGSGCAMCILRCPAFGPRVSLTAKAGIEEIKAGDGFPHFEAMSGSCKLDKKSLAPWLVEKLEREGKVVLPLPEHLQKHELLAKKACQQYNLEEFARNLVLLDTGHAKLMTPYFPLEVLRNLEGFQQARYADPYSGSKGNSIRFMAIAPCNDALQVEGVENLFCAGEKTGLLVGHTEAIATGFLAGHNAVRYLAGKKPLVLPDDLATGDIIAFMHREMKTSEGLKKKYTFSGSVYFQRMQERGAYTTDVQAIRERVARLGLLDVYREKLLR encoded by the coding sequence ATGAACAGAAAGAAGGAGGAAGTGCGGGAAATGGTTATCGTCGTCGGCGGCGGTTGGGCGGGATGTGCGGCGGCCTTTGCCGCTGCCCAGGCCGGCGCGCGGGTCACTCTACTGGAAAAGACCGATATGCTCCTGGGCACCGGCCTGGTAGGTGGAATAATGCGTAACAACGGACGTTTTACGGCCCTGGAAGAAGTATGGGCCATGGGGGCCGGCGACTTCCTGCGGCATATCGAGGGCGTGGCCAGGCACCGCTGGCTGGATTTTCCCGGCCACCGCCACGCAACCCTTTACGATGTAACCAGAATCGAACCGGTAATACGCCGGGCTCTTTTGGATATGGGCGTTGACGTACAGTTACAGAAAAGGGTGATAGGGGTCTTTAAAAGGGGCCGCATTATTACAGAGGTTTACACAGCCCAGGGTAACAACTTCCGCGGGGATGTGTTCATTGATACCACCGGCACTGCCGGTCCAATCAAGAATTGCTCCCGGTACGGCTCCGGGTGTGCCATGTGCATATTACGCTGCCCCGCCTTCGGGCCCCGGGTAAGCCTGACGGCAAAAGCGGGCATTGAAGAAATCAAGGCCGGCGACGGCTTCCCCCATTTTGAGGCCATGAGCGGCTCCTGTAAACTGGACAAAAAATCCCTGGCTCCCTGGCTGGTGGAAAAGCTGGAAAGAGAAGGCAAGGTGGTGCTCCCCCTGCCCGAACACCTCCAGAAGCACGAATTGCTGGCCAAAAAGGCCTGCCAGCAGTATAACCTGGAAGAATTCGCCCGCAACCTTGTTTTGCTGGACACAGGTCACGCCAAGCTGATGACACCCTATTTCCCCCTGGAAGTATTGCGGAACCTGGAGGGTTTCCAGCAGGCCCGTTATGCCGATCCCTATTCCGGCAGCAAGGGGAACTCCATCCGTTTTATGGCCATTGCCCCCTGTAATGATGCCCTGCAGGTGGAAGGCGTGGAGAATCTCTTCTGTGCGGGCGAAAAGACCGGTCTACTGGTAGGCCATACCGAAGCCATTGCCACCGGTTTTTTGGCTGGACACAATGCGGTCCGCTATCTCGCCGGCAAAAAACCCCTTGTCCTGCCCGATGACCTGGCTACCGGAGATATCATTGCTTTTATGCACCGGGAAATGAAAACATCCGAGGGGCTGAAGAAAAAATATACCTTTTCCGGTTCGGTCTACTTCCAGCGCATGCAGGAGCGGGGGGCATACACCACTGACGTCCAGGCCATCCGGGAGCGGGTGGCCCGGCTGGGTTTGCTTGATGTTTACAGGGAAAAGCTCTTGCGGTAG
- a CDS encoding nucleoside recognition domain-containing protein, which translates to MVNYIWLGMIVFGILVAGANGQVEVVTRAALEGADKAVKTSLNLIAIISFWLGIMKLAEAAGLVRALARLVRPVTRFLFPDVPANHPAMGAIIMNLSANILGLGNAATPMGLIAMQELQKLNRGDPRTATGAMCTFLALNTSCITLIPTTIIGIRVMYGSTDPTAIVGTTIFATACGMTVAVIVDRMLRVFYGRQE; encoded by the coding sequence ATGGTCAACTATATCTGGCTGGGTATGATTGTCTTTGGCATTCTGGTGGCCGGGGCCAACGGACAGGTAGAGGTGGTGACCAGGGCGGCCCTGGAAGGAGCGGATAAAGCGGTCAAAACCTCTTTAAATCTTATTGCCATAATCTCCTTCTGGCTGGGCATCATGAAACTGGCCGAAGCCGCCGGGTTGGTGCGCGCCCTGGCCCGCCTGGTCAGGCCCGTAACCCGGTTTCTTTTCCCCGATGTTCCGGCCAACCATCCGGCCATGGGTGCCATCATCATGAACCTGAGCGCGAACATTCTGGGACTTGGGAACGCCGCCACCCCCATGGGTCTGATTGCCATGCAGGAGTTGCAAAAATTAAACCGGGGCGATCCCAGAACGGCCACCGGCGCCATGTGTACCTTTCTGGCCCTCAATACTTCTTGCATTACCCTCATTCCCACCACCATCATCGGTATCCGGGTGATGTACGGCTCTACCGATCCCACGGCTATTGTGGGGACAACCATCTTTGCCACGGCCTGCGGGATGACCGTGGCCGTAATTGTGGACCGGATGCTGCGCGTTTTCTACGGTCGCCAGGAGTGA
- a CDS encoding spore maturation protein, protein MYELINEISRWAIPLTLLLVPLIAMLRGVSVFETFVEGAAEGFTTAVKTIPYLVAMLVAISIFRASGAMEVLVHVLSPILDPLGFPPEVLPHAVMRPLSGGAALGIATDLIATHGPDSFIGRLVSTMQGSTDTTFYVLTLYFGSVGITRYRYAIISGLAADLTSLVASVFIVNQLFR, encoded by the coding sequence GTGTATGAGCTGATTAACGAAATTTCCCGCTGGGCCATTCCCCTTACCCTGCTCCTGGTACCCCTGATTGCCATGTTAAGGGGTGTTTCCGTTTTTGAAACCTTTGTGGAAGGGGCGGCGGAAGGCTTTACCACAGCCGTCAAAACCATCCCCTATCTCGTAGCCATGCTGGTGGCCATCAGTATTTTCAGGGCTTCCGGGGCCATGGAAGTCCTGGTGCACGTCCTTTCCCCCATCCTTGACCCCCTGGGTTTTCCCCCCGAGGTGCTGCCCCACGCAGTGATGCGCCCGCTGTCCGGCGGCGCCGCCCTGGGGATCGCCACGGATCTCATTGCCACCCACGGGCCGGACAGTTTTATCGGCCGCCTGGTTTCCACCATGCAGGGAAGCACCGACACCACCTTTTATGTCCTGACCCTGTATTTCGGCTCCGTGGGGATAACCCGCTACCGCTACGCCATTATCTCCGGTCTGGCCGCGGATCTCACCAGCCTGGTGGCTTCGGTGTTTATTGTCAACCAGTTGTTCAGGTGA
- a CDS encoding pseudouridine synthase: MPMERLQKVMARAGVASRRHCEELIAAGMVKVNGQVVTRLGTRVDPERDTIEVAGRVLPRQPQEKVYILLHKPRGYVTTVKDPQGRPKVMDLLRGIKLRVYPVGRLDYDSEGLLLLTNDGELAFALTHPRHQVPKTYLVLVKGLPDNDKLARMAGGLVLEDGPTAPAKVRLVGKKNGNALLEITIHEGRKRLVRRMCAHIGHPVLRLKRIRIGPLTMKGLNPGRYRFLTREEIRQLRQAAGLGT; this comes from the coding sequence ATGCCCATGGAGCGCCTGCAGAAAGTGATGGCCCGGGCCGGGGTGGCCTCGCGAAGGCATTGCGAGGAACTGATTGCTGCCGGCATGGTTAAAGTAAACGGGCAGGTGGTGACCCGGCTGGGAACCCGGGTGGATCCCGAAAGGGACACCATCGAAGTGGCCGGCCGTGTTTTGCCCCGTCAACCGCAAGAGAAAGTGTACATTTTACTGCACAAACCCCGGGGCTATGTGACCACGGTTAAGGACCCCCAGGGCAGGCCCAAGGTAATGGACCTGCTGCGGGGGATAAAGTTACGGGTATATCCTGTAGGACGGCTTGATTATGATAGTGAGGGGTTGCTTTTGCTGACCAATGACGGGGAACTGGCCTTTGCCCTTACCCATCCCCGGCACCAGGTACCCAAGACCTATCTGGTGCTGGTAAAGGGCCTCCCCGACAATGATAAACTTGCCCGCATGGCCGGCGGCCTTGTACTGGAGGACGGCCCTACAGCGCCGGCTAAAGTACGCCTGGTAGGGAAGAAAAACGGCAATGCCCTTCTGGAAATCACCATCCACGAAGGCCGCAAGCGCCTGGTGCGAAGGATGTGTGCCCATATCGGTCATCCCGTGCTTCGATTAAAAAGAATTCGTATCGGTCCCCTCACCATGAAGGGACTCAACCCCGGCCGGTACCGCTTTTTAACCCGGGAGGAGATCCGGCAGTTACGGCAGGCGGCAGGACTCGGGACATAA
- a CDS encoding nucleotidyltransferase domain-containing protein, giving the protein MTAAEKKKVEKILKRELSRRKEIIFAYIHGSFLLPVPCGDIDIAIYLEDSALSQKHWEYEAKLAMSLDHLVGMPVDVLTLNYAPVALRYHATRGKVLFSRNEPIRFTFLEDTWREYFDCLPMFRAYMNDL; this is encoded by the coding sequence ATGACAGCCGCAGAGAAAAAGAAGGTTGAAAAAATCCTGAAGCGGGAATTGTCCCGTCGTAAGGAAATTATTTTTGCCTATATACACGGCTCTTTTCTTTTGCCGGTGCCTTGTGGAGATATAGACATTGCAATTTATCTGGAAGACAGCGCACTGTCGCAGAAACACTGGGAATATGAGGCAAAGCTGGCCATGTCCCTGGATCACCTGGTGGGCATGCCGGTGGATGTATTAACGCTCAACTATGCCCCTGTAGCCCTGCGCTATCATGCAACTCGCGGGAAAGTGCTTTTCAGCAGAAACGAGCCAATCCGGTTCACCTTTCTGGAAGATACGTGGCGTGAATACTTTGACTGCCTGCCTATGTTCCGGGCTTATATGAACGACCTGTAG
- the hepT gene encoding type VII toxin-antitoxin system HepT family RNase toxin, with the protein MGGKKLYINHDLIREKITDIEKALALLDQIALTPEQDFLEDQILISGAKYQLVLSIEAAQNICNHLAARVARETPDSYADCFRILGKSRIISQELAQKMVSMAKFRNLLVHQYGKVDDSIVYRIMKNDTGDLIRYIDEIKLFLRTVWEKERKDGKGKTIDDSRREKEG; encoded by the coding sequence ATGGGAGGGAAAAAGCTTTATATCAACCATGACTTAATCAGGGAAAAGATCACCGACATTGAAAAAGCCCTTGCCCTGCTGGATCAAATTGCCCTGACACCGGAACAGGATTTCCTGGAAGATCAGATACTGATTTCGGGGGCGAAATATCAACTCGTTCTGTCTATCGAAGCAGCCCAGAATATCTGCAACCACCTGGCTGCCCGGGTGGCCAGGGAGACTCCTGACAGCTATGCAGACTGCTTTCGCATTTTAGGGAAAAGCCGGATTATCTCCCAGGAGTTAGCGCAAAAGATGGTCTCCATGGCTAAATTCAGGAACCTCCTGGTGCACCAATACGGGAAGGTGGATGATTCAATTGTATATCGTATAATGAAAAATGACACCGGGGATCTGATCAGATATATTGATGAAATCAAGTTATTCCTGAGAACTGTTTGGGAAAAGGAACGGAAAGATGGAAAGGGAAAAACGATTGATGACAGCCGCAGAGAAAAAGAAGGTTGA
- a CDS encoding HutP family protein: protein MVSQGSRQVARVALTMALSEDREQERELKSRFAREGFKTAAVDYGGDFISSVNKITERAVVAAKREGVIREVHAEEGAVAGATREALSQIMPKAIGLNVGGKIGIARHEDHISVAVFFGVGLLHLDDVAVGLGHRAVSS from the coding sequence ATGGTCTCGCAGGGAAGCAGGCAGGTAGCCCGGGTAGCCCTGACCATGGCTTTGAGCGAGGACAGGGAACAGGAGCGGGAGTTAAAGTCCCGTTTTGCCCGGGAGGGTTTTAAAACAGCTGCAGTGGATTACGGTGGTGATTTTATCTCTTCGGTAAATAAAATTACCGAGCGGGCGGTGGTAGCCGCCAAGCGGGAAGGCGTGATCAGGGAAGTCCACGCCGAGGAAGGAGCAGTGGCCGGAGCAACCCGGGAGGCCCTCTCCCAGATCATGCCCAAGGCCATCGGTTTAAACGTAGGAGGCAAAATAGGTATTGCCCGGCACGAGGATCATATCAGTGTTGCCGTTTTCTTTGGGGTGGGACTTTTACACCTGGATGATGTGGCTGTAGGACTGGGACACAGGGCGGTTTCTTCGTAA
- the aroH gene encoding chorismate mutase, which yields MAKTYLRGIRGAITVERNTAEDIIQATGELLQAIMAENDLDPEDIASAFFTVTADLNAEFPATAARELLGWKYVPLLCAREIDVPGRLPRCIRVLVHVNTTRSQREIKHVYLREAAQLRTDLLPQ from the coding sequence ATGGCAAAAACCTATTTGCGGGGTATCCGGGGAGCCATAACGGTAGAACGGAATACGGCTGAGGATATCATTCAGGCCACGGGAGAACTGTTGCAGGCTATTATGGCGGAAAACGATCTTGACCCCGAGGACATTGCCAGTGCCTTTTTTACCGTTACTGCCGATCTTAATGCTGAATTTCCGGCTACGGCAGCCCGGGAACTGCTGGGGTGGAAATATGTGCCCCTTTTATGTGCCCGGGAAATTGATGTGCCGGGGCGCCTGCCCCGGTGCATACGGGTACTGGTTCACGTGAACACAACCCGCTCCCAGCGGGAAATCAAGCATGTTTATTTGCGGGAAGCTGCGCAACTGCGCACTGATTTACTTCCCCAGTAA
- a CDS encoding anthranilate synthase component I family protein has product MIFPSEEEYLQLACHYRLVPVSAEWEADMETPISLFSRLATRGPSFLLESVEGGEKLARYSFIGLDPLAVYHQKGGLGQIILGAKNSSGLIDALRSVGKECMIAYRPERGSLLSNSADGVAPGGSEYRYYLEGNPFVIVEQLMSYLRGPHLPELPRFYGGAVGYFGYDLVRWLERLPLTATDDLGLPDMILLFTGTVLILDHLRHTLRVVVNTQPGPDPQTAYLQAIKTIEKIHRLINGSPASRDTAGGPGPGGKLNTHRFQQRAMKECSSTKRDTNSSISTNLTRGEFVSLVQKAKEYIRQGEILQVVLSQRLQVPFNGDPFQVYRRLRRINPTPYLYYLNLGQVVMAGSSPEMLVRVEDDTVETRPIAGTRPRGATVAEDEALAAELLADPKEQAEHVMLVDLGRNDLGRVCTPGSVTVPQFMSVEKYSHVMHLVSSVRGVLARNASAFDAFKACFPAGTVSGAPKVRAMEIIEELEPLRRGPYAGAVGYLGYNGNLDTAITIRTVTFYRGFAYVQAGAGIVADSVPEREYQETLNKARALLQTLDLENEG; this is encoded by the coding sequence TTGATTTTTCCCTCGGAAGAAGAGTACTTACAGCTGGCCTGCCATTACCGGCTGGTACCTGTGAGCGCCGAATGGGAGGCGGATATGGAAACACCCATTTCCCTTTTTTCCCGGCTGGCCACCAGGGGACCTTCCTTTCTTCTGGAAAGTGTGGAGGGTGGTGAAAAGCTGGCCCGCTATTCCTTTATTGGTCTTGATCCCCTGGCCGTGTACCACCAAAAGGGCGGTCTGGGGCAGATTATCCTTGGGGCAAAAAACTCTTCCGGCCTGATTGATGCCCTCAGGTCAGTTGGAAAAGAATGTATGATAGCATACCGCCCGGAGAGGGGGTCACTGTTATCCAACAGCGCAGACGGAGTTGCGCCAGGTGGTTCGGAGTACAGGTATTATCTGGAAGGGAACCCATTTGTCATTGTTGAGCAGCTGATGAGCTATTTGCGAGGTCCCCACCTGCCGGAGTTACCCCGCTTTTACGGTGGTGCAGTGGGCTACTTTGGCTACGACCTGGTGCGCTGGCTGGAAAGGTTGCCTCTAACGGCCACGGATGACCTGGGATTGCCCGACATGATCCTGCTTTTTACCGGCACCGTGCTCATCCTGGATCACCTGCGCCACACCTTAAGGGTGGTGGTGAACACACAGCCCGGACCAGATCCTCAAACCGCCTACCTCCAGGCGATAAAAACTATTGAAAAAATACACCGGTTAATTAACGGTTCCCCTGCCAGCAGGGACACTGCCGGTGGCCCGGGACCGGGTGGGAAGCTAAACACGCATAGATTTCAACAACGGGCCATGAAAGAATGTTCCTCAACAAAGAGAGATACAAACTCCAGTATAAGCACCAACCTGACTCGAGGGGAATTTGTATCCCTGGTGCAAAAGGCTAAGGAATATATCAGGCAGGGGGAAATCCTGCAGGTGGTTCTTTCCCAGCGTTTGCAGGTGCCCTTTAACGGAGATCCCTTCCAGGTTTACCGGCGGTTGCGCCGCATTAACCCCACCCCCTACCTGTATTACCTGAACCTGGGGCAAGTAGTAATGGCCGGTTCTTCACCGGAGATGCTGGTACGCGTGGAGGACGATACGGTAGAAACCCGGCCCATTGCAGGAACACGCCCCCGGGGAGCTACCGTTGCGGAAGACGAAGCGCTGGCGGCGGAGTTGCTGGCCGATCCCAAGGAGCAGGCGGAACACGTAATGCTGGTGGACCTGGGGCGCAACGACCTGGGCCGGGTATGCACTCCGGGGAGCGTAACCGTACCCCAGTTCATGAGCGTCGAGAAATATTCCCACGTCATGCATCTCGTTTCATCGGTACGGGGCGTTCTGGCCCGTAATGCGTCGGCTTTTGATGCCTTCAAGGCCTGTTTTCCGGCCGGTACGGTTTCTGGAGCGCCCAAAGTACGGGCAATGGAGATTATCGAAGAACTGGAACCCTTACGCCGCGGTCCTTACGCCGGTGCCGTGGGTTACCTGGGGTATAACGGCAACCTGGATACAGCCATCACTATCCGCACCGTCACTTTTTACAGGGGTTTTGCTTACGTGCAGGCGGGGGCAGGCATTGTGGCCGATTCCGTACCGGAAAGGGAGTACCAGGAAACCCTGAACAAAGCCCGGGCACTGCTGCAAACCCTTGACCTGGAAAATGAGGGGTGA